In Sesamum indicum cultivar Zhongzhi No. 13 linkage group LG1, S_indicum_v1.0, whole genome shotgun sequence, the sequence CTCATGAAACGTCAGCATAAAGATATTGCAATAAACATAAGAGGGTGTTCAAAAAGGATACTTTGGGACAACACGGCAGTATTAATAACGAACCTTGAGTAAAAATGAAGCTTCATTTAAGTCCAAGTTTTGGCAGCTCTGGAGGTCGTCTGAGTTCAGATTTGGCGAATTGCAAACAGCGCCACTTACTGAGATGACTGAGATATTTATGAGAAAGGCAACCATCAAAGCAAGACCACTCTCGATCAAATAAAATCTGCATGCCTCCTGTAAAGAAGAGAAATCATCAGGTGGTTTAGCGTGTTGAATGCATTTGTAACTGCATATGATCTAGGAAGCAAGAAACCTAAGTGTCTAAGGGTATATGCAGCTCAAAATAACTCAGGCTTCCTATCGAAGCAGAATTAGAGTAAATGTATGGGCTGCGTGAAATTACAAGCATGTAGAATCAAgacaagtttgcataaaagatAGAACTTTTATGCCTACctattttacattttcttaGTAACATATCAGTGGCATCTAAAGTGACGTACAAtgcaagaagaagagaaaggagCGGAGAACAAGAAATACTGAGTACTGGAAAAAGTACCTGAAGActaacaacaaattcaaagatGCTGCATAATCTAAATCCTAACTGTGACATCCAAAAGAACTTCATATGCTACTCAAATACTAAAGATATCATATAGAAATTCCTATCGATGATATATTAAGTTAGTTATATAAGCAGTCAGCGGCTCTGATAAAATTTTGGGGTTGATATCCTCAATATGGTATAGTTACAAGATAGATGCTAGGATAACTttttacatgataaataacaaaaagagcTTCGATACACTATTAGCATTTAGCAGATATAGCAGAAAAGAACGAGAATGTTGACTAGCAAATCCTTCAAATAGAATTATTACTTTGATGCCATTGACAGATCGTGGGATTTTCCTTGAAAGCACCAGAGCTGAGTGGAGGAAAAGATTGTGCCTGCAGTAAAGTTTTATGTAAAGAACTATGAAATGGGTCCAAGACCTATTTGAAAATACATAGGATGAAACTTACGGCATAACCATAGCACCAAGAAGTGAAATAGCCAGCTTAGTTGCTCCACTTCCTTTGAGTTGGGGAATAAATAGGCCACGTAAAACTTCTGATGAGTTGGGCTTTGCATATTTAAGCTCGGCAAGGAAGCAGCCAGCAATTGTAAAGACAAGGAAAGCAATCAGGATCTCAAGTTTTCTTACCTGTAATGTTTCACTCCTAGTTCTCAGAAACACAGTAGAACATAACATAATATAGAGAGTGCTacttttactaaatttaagTGAGATATCTAGATACCCCGTACTGCTGCAGTAATAGAAGAACCATAGTACTAAGTCCCGTAATCAGCACACCAATCCACAGCGGTACTCCGAAGAGCATGTCCAGAGCAAATGCCGTTCCAATAACTGACGTGGAAAGGAGTAGGCGACTTAGGTTTGAGAAGGGATATGTTGAAGCAGAAAGGAACAAGATTAAGCATATAATAGTATATGATGGTAGAGTTTATAATAGACGATTACGTGATTGGAGCATatggaatatatattatgcGAGGCCAAAATCCACcataacattaaaataaaattatcctcTTCTTCATGCCTATATATCTAATCAGTATTCTGTATTTTGTGGGTACAAAGTCCCTCACAACAGCCCTTCTAAAAACATTTGATCTGAGGTTTTACATTAGTAGATGAAACGTCTTCGTAATGTCCATTAGTACTTTCTGTGCAGAACTGTTCATGTTCATAATTTTGTACCACATGCACTGGAAAGCTTGGGATAGGATTTTCATTGGCTTAGGAATTATGCCTTTTAACCGGAAAGCCTCTCTTTCTTCCTTTGAATGCCAGAATGAGGACTGGAAGTTGCTTTAAACCAAGAGTGATTTATCATTgagggaaaaagaattaaacagCTGCGGACAAGGAGGATATGCCCTTATGTTTTTAGGAAATGCTACCTAATctataacaacaaaaataatagcatGATAATATAGTTAAACATATGAATACAAAAGGTGGAACAAAATTGCAAGTGTTTTAAGGAGAGAAGCTCATGTCAAATGGCCAAAAGAgtgaattttaagaaattttcagCCCATTATGAGGGTCCAACTTACACAAGAACGAATAATATGTGAACCCTAACCTTCAGGGATGTCACATGCGACTATAGCTATCTCTGCAAGaatccacaaaataaaatttgggaTCTTAGGATATTCCTGTCGACAATGCTCAGCTAAATGCTTTCCTGCAGAACAGATGTCCCTTAAAAATCAGAAAAGACACCTCCAATTTTAGTGCCGACAGAGAGATAGTAAGCAGTTTAGGAAATAACAAACCTGTAACAACTCCTAGGTTTGCTGCAAGGGATTGGATGATAAGAGCAGCGAATGAAGCTAACAATATAATCCAGAGTAGCTGTAAGATAAAGAGAAATGAAATGGACAACCGATCGGATCCAAGGattttcaattaagaaaagaTTTTACATGGAAAGACTTTGATATGCAGATATGACGGTTGTAAACCTAAAATCCATCACTAATGTTTTACTCAACTAAATTGCCAGACTAAAAACTTTTTTGTCATCTATGCTCATAAATATGTGAGTAGTCCAACCAAAAGTATACTTCGCCAGTAGCAAAGGGCATAATAGCTGTGACTAAGGTTACAAGGAGTGAAACCAACATCAGAATCAAGCTACCCGACTTCTTTGCCGTACAATCTTAGAAAGGTTCTAATAATGTCTAGTAAC encodes:
- the LOC105165138 gene encoding metal transporter Nramp6 isoform X5, producing MSAEEMAAPSAQQPQFMTSGGSRTYPNESLIENIEVDQIVVPDKTSWKNLFAYMGPGFLVSIAYIDPGNFQTDLQSGAQYKYGLLWIILLASFAALIIQSLAANLGVVTGKHLAEHCRQEYPKIPNFILWILAEIAIVACDIPEVIGTAFALDMLFGVPLWIGVLITGLSTMVLLLLQQYGVRKLEILIAFLVFTIAGCFLAELKYAKPNSSEVLRGLFIPQLKGSGATKLAISLLGAMVMPHNLFLHSALVLSRKIPRSVNGIKEACRFYLIESGLALMVAFLINISVISVSGAVCNSPNLNSDDLQSCQNLDLNEASFLLKHVLGSWSSKLFAIALLASGQSSTITGTYAGQYVMQGFLDLRLKPWIRNFLTRCLAIVPSLIVAIIGGSTGAGNLIIIASMILSFELPFALIPLLKFTSSKTKMGSYANTVAVSTTTWIIGSLIMGINVYYLADNHPEKQGGLPPYRSNGF